In Triticum aestivum cultivar Chinese Spring chromosome 5B, IWGSC CS RefSeq v2.1, whole genome shotgun sequence, the following proteins share a genomic window:
- the LOC123116914 gene encoding glycosyltransferase-like protein gnt13, with protein sequence NNNNNNNNNNNNNNNNNNNNNNNNNNNNNNNNNNNNNNNNNHNNHNHNNNNNNNHNNNDNNNDDNNDDNNDDNDDDNNDDNNDDNNDDNNNDNNNNNNNNNNNNNNNNNNNNNNNNNNNNNNNNNNNNDDDNNDNNNDNNNDNNS encoded by the coding sequence aacaacaacaacaacaacaacaacaacaacaacaacaacaacaacaacaacaacaacaacaacaacaacaacaacaacaacaacaacaacaacaacaacaacaacaacaacaacaacaacaaccacaacaaccacaaccacaacaacaacaacaacaacaaccacaacaacaacgacaacaacaacgacgacaacaacgacgacaacaacgacgacaacgacgacgacaacaacgacgacaacaacgacgacaacaacgacgacaacaacaacgacaacaacaacaacaacaacaacaacaacaacaacaacaacaacaacaacaacaacaacaacaacaacaacaacaacaacaacaacaacaacaacaacaacaacaacaacgacgacgacaacaacgacaacaacaacgacaacaacaacgacaacaacagc
- the LOC123116915 gene encoding glycosyltransferase-like protein gnt13, producing NNNNNNNNNNDDDDNNDNNNDNSNDNNNNSNNDNNSNNSNNSNNNSNNNNSSSNSSNKNNNNNNNSNNNSSSNNSSSNSSNNNNSNNNKNNNNNNNNNNNNNNNNNNNNSNNNNNNNNNNNNNNNN from the coding sequence aacaacaacaacaacaacaacaacaacaacgacgacgacgacaacaatgaCAACAACAACGATAAcagcaacgacaacaacaacaacagcaacaacgacaacaacagcaacaacagcaacaacagcaacaacaacagcaacaacaacaacagcagtagcaacagcagcaacaaaaacaacaacaacaacaacaacagcaacaacaacagcagcagcaacaacagcagcagcaacagcagcaacaacaataacagcaacaacaacaaaaacaacaacaacaacaacaacaacaacaacaacaacaacaacaacaacaacaacaacaacagcaacaacaacaacaacaacaacaacaacaacaacaacaacaacaacaac